One genomic segment of Coffea arabica cultivar ET-39 chromosome 6e, Coffea Arabica ET-39 HiFi, whole genome shotgun sequence includes these proteins:
- the LOC113694721 gene encoding heat shock factor protein HSF30-like, with protein sequence MDQLNVGFKRSMPVEEEDAPKVEKAEILTVKEEPVVFLDEDGPFGNVSSNFSGGGEFSDVPKPLQGLHEVGPPPFLKKTFEMVDDLETDSTISWSSTNTSFVVWDPHKFSRDLLPKHFKHNNFSSFVRQLNTYRFRKIDSDRWEFANEEFQKGKKHLLKNIKRRKQHSQMLQHQGAGQPWLDSAKYISETELQKLRNDQNTLKLELLRLKQQQVNTENYLAAVKERLRTAESKQKYMAIFMVKAFKNPLFVQLFIEKMKQKRALGSGEVSKKRRLAGPQGNENLTEAMNAANNSLDATRKVVDGKNLQPQDELTTVDPEIQILFSPDHESSGPLQEQLVRASSNTSENFILWEKLMEDDMIYENEPETGKSQSEIVLELENLIAKPPSWGMNTKDLAGHASYPAGLMA encoded by the exons ATGGACCAACTAAACGTGGGATTCAAGAGGAGTATGCCGGTGGAAGAAGAAGACGCCCCAAAAGTGGAAAAAGCAGAAATCTTGACAGTGAAAGAAGAACCAGTTGTATTTCTTGATGAAGATGGCCCTTTTGGAAATGTCAGTAGTAATTTTAGTGGTGGCGGAGAGTTTAGTGATGTTCCAAAACCGCTGCAAGGGCTGCACGAAGTTGGTCCACCGCCATTCTTGAAGAAGACTTTTGAGATGGTGGATGACCTTGAAACTGACTCCACCATTTCTTGGAGTTCCACCAACACCAGCTTTGTTGTTTGGGATCCTCACAAGTTCTCTAGGGATCTTCTCCCTAAACATTTTAAGCACAACAATTTCTCCAGCTTTGTTCGTCAACTCAACACCTAT CGGTTCAGGAAGATTGACTCGGACAGATGGGAATTTGCAAACGAGGAGTTCCAGAAAGGGAAGAAGCATTTGCTGAAAAATATCAAGAGGAGAAAGCAACATTCCCAAATGTTGCAGCATCAAGGAGCTGGGCAGCCCTGGCTAGATTCTGCAAAATATATATCGGAAACAGAGCTTCAAAAACTGAGAAATGATCAGAATACTTTGAAATTGGAACTGCTGAGGCTCAAACAGCAGCAAGTGAATACAGAGAACTACCTAGCCGCAGTTAAGGAGCGTTTACGGACTGCTGAGAGTAAACAAAAGTATATGGCTATTTTCATGGTAAAAGCTTTTAAAAACCCTCTGTTTGTTCAGCTTTTCATTGAGAAAATGAAGCAGAAAAGGGCGCTAGGCAGCGGTGAAGTTTCAAAGAAAAGGAGGTTGGCTGGCCCGCAAGGCAATGAAAACTTAACGGAGGCCATGAATGCTGCAAATAACAGCCTGGATGCTACTCGAAAAGTTGTTGATGGCAAGAACCTTCAACCTCAGGATGAGCTTACCACAGTCGACCCAGAAATCCAGATACTCTTCTCGCCAGATCATGAATCAAGCGGTCCCCTTCAGGAACAACTAGTCAGAGCTTCTTCAAATACTTCTGAGAATTTTATACTGTGGGAGAAGCTGATGGAGGATGACATGATATACGAGAACGAGCCAGAAACAGGCAAGTCTCAATCCGAGATTGTTCTTgaattggagaatttgattgCAAAGCCACCTAGCTGGGGTATGAATACGAAAGACCTGGCAGGGCACGCGAGTTACCCAGCTGGACTAATGGCATGA